One window of the Acaryochloris sp. CCMEE 5410 genome contains the following:
- a CDS encoding AAA-like domain-containing protein, giving the protein MRKILILAANPKNTNQLRLDEEVREIQEGLQRSRSRDQFEIVSQWAVRPRDLQRALLDHEPQIVHFSGHGVGAEGLALENNTGQVKLVSGKALAGLFKLVQKNVDCVLLNACYSEVQAEAIHKYIDYVIGMNDAIGDRTAIEFAVGFYDGLGADRSYEDAFEFGLSAIALEGIDETTTPKLKKPGSGLSSDTAQQSIPSSTKKPNLQGKTAHTSLSQGKKARIFISYKRNAEPDDQLALSIYHHLSQSHEVFIDQSMAVGTKWAEKIEQELRQSDFFITLLSAQSVGSEMVQGEVETASRLASEFGQPAILPVRVNYRELFTYPLSAYLNPINWAFWEQQEDTPQLLAELERAIAGESLSIDSDRAKQDLLQLPTADKSEIPQPLPSAQPPTLEMPEGSMDPESQFYVERQGDEIALGAIQRRGVTVTIKGPRQMGKSSLLLKTVDQAIRADKRVAYIDFQLFDDAALGDADQFYQQFCLTITEQLELPNRIEDFWQDELGNNQRCTRYMQTYVLRELKHPFVLAMDEVDRIFDRKFRSDFFAMLRNWHNNRGLPLPAMKVWKQFDLVLVTATEPYHLIADLHQSPFNVGEVVSLKDFSAEQVADLNQRHGLPLTTEQERALFALLNGHPYLVRKALYLVASGQKSIDQVLAKADRDEGPFGDHLRYHLFRIYDRPELVQGMLGAVQKNRCEDERIVRLLCATGLIRQEGKAELPRCQLYGDYFKAHLE; this is encoded by the coding sequence GTGCGAAAAATCCTGATTTTGGCGGCCAATCCTAAGAACACCAATCAACTCAGATTGGATGAAGAGGTGCGGGAAATTCAGGAAGGATTGCAGCGATCGCGCAGTCGAGACCAGTTTGAAATTGTTTCCCAGTGGGCAGTTCGGCCAAGAGATTTGCAACGAGCCTTGTTGGACCATGAGCCTCAAATTGTTCATTTCAGTGGTCATGGGGTTGGAGCTGAGGGGTTAGCCCTAGAGAATAATACCGGGCAGGTAAAGTTGGTAAGTGGAAAGGCATTGGCTGGTTTGTTCAAGCTGGTGCAGAAAAATGTCGACTGTGTTTTGCTGAATGCTTGTTATTCAGAGGTTCAAGCCGAAGCAATTCACAAATACATTGACTATGTGATTGGCATGAATGATGCCATAGGTGACCGGACGGCCATTGAGTTCGCAGTGGGATTTTACGATGGCTTGGGAGCAGATCGTTCCTATGAAGATGCCTTTGAATTTGGTTTGTCGGCAATTGCCTTGGAAGGGATTGATGAAACAACAACACCAAAGTTGAAAAAGCCAGGATCAGGCTTATCTTCAGACACTGCCCAACAGTCTATCCCGTCATCGACGAAGAAACCTAACCTTCAGGGCAAGACTGCCCACACATCTCTATCTCAAGGGAAAAAAGCCCGGATCTTTATTAGCTACAAACGAAATGCTGAACCTGATGACCAATTGGCGTTGTCCATTTATCACCATTTGAGCCAAAGCCATGAGGTATTTATCGATCAAAGTATGGCGGTGGGAACAAAGTGGGCAGAAAAGATTGAGCAGGAACTCCGACAGTCGGATTTTTTTATTACGTTGCTGTCGGCTCAATCCGTGGGAAGTGAGATGGTTCAGGGGGAAGTGGAAACGGCTAGTCGACTGGCGAGTGAATTTGGTCAACCTGCCATTCTGCCTGTCCGGGTAAACTATCGAGAACTATTTACCTATCCTTTGAGTGCCTACCTCAATCCAATTAACTGGGCGTTTTGGGAACAGCAGGAAGATACGCCTCAACTATTGGCAGAACTGGAGAGGGCCATAGCGGGTGAATCCTTGTCAATTGATTCGGATAGGGCCAAGCAAGATCTGCTTCAACTACCGACGGCAGATAAGTCTGAGATTCCGCAACCTTTACCCTCGGCCCAACCCCCAACTCTGGAAATGCCGGAAGGGTCGATGGACCCAGAGTCGCAGTTTTATGTGGAGCGCCAGGGCGACGAGATTGCTCTGGGAGCGATTCAACGGCGAGGGGTGACGGTGACGATTAAGGGACCGCGCCAGATGGGCAAGAGTTCTCTGCTACTAAAGACTGTGGATCAGGCAATTCGGGCTGATAAGCGGGTAGCCTATATTGATTTTCAGTTGTTTGATGATGCAGCTCTAGGGGATGCGGATCAGTTTTATCAGCAGTTTTGCTTGACAATTACGGAGCAGTTGGAGCTGCCCAACCGAATTGAGGACTTTTGGCAGGACGAGTTGGGGAATAACCAGCGCTGTACCCGGTATATGCAGACCTATGTGCTGCGGGAACTAAAGCACCCGTTTGTGCTGGCGATGGATGAGGTTGATCGGATCTTTGACCGCAAGTTTCGGTCGGATTTCTTTGCTATGTTGCGAAACTGGCACAATAATCGGGGCTTGCCTTTGCCCGCAATGAAGGTGTGGAAACAGTTTGATCTGGTGTTGGTAACGGCAACGGAACCCTATCATCTAATCGCGGATTTACACCAGTCGCCGTTTAATGTGGGGGAAGTGGTCTCTCTGAAAGACTTTTCGGCGGAGCAGGTGGCGGATTTAAATCAACGGCATGGTTTGCCTTTAACTACCGAACAGGAGCGAGCGTTATTTGCCTTGTTGAATGGCCATCCCTACCTCGTTCGCAAGGCACTGTATCTGGTAGCCAGTGGTCAAAAGTCGATTGATCAGGTGTTGGCGAAAGCTGATCGGGATGAGGGTCCCTTTGGTGATCATCTGCGCTATCACTTGTTTCGGATTTATGACCGGCCTGAACTAGTGCAGGGGATGCTGGGGGCAGTTCAGAAGAATCGATGCGAGGATGAGCGGATTGTGCGGCTCCTCTGTGCCACTGGCCTGATCCGCCAGGAGGGGAAAGCAGAGTTGCCCCGCTGTCAGCTGTATGGGGACTACTTTAAGGCACATCTGGAATAG
- a CDS encoding transposase family protein translates to MSHLIDTLKQVPDFRSAHGRIHPLWLLLLLMVMGMLAGYQGYRPLETFVSDYRQPLSELLGLESLEVPSHCTFRRVMKGLTSKR, encoded by the coding sequence ATGAGCCATCTAATCGATACTTTGAAGCAAGTCCCGGATTTCCGCAGTGCCCATGGCCGTATTCATCCGTTATGGCTGCTGTTGCTATTGATGGTGATGGGCATGCTTGCTGGATATCAAGGGTACCGTCCGTTAGAAACCTTTGTGAGCGATTATCGCCAGCCTTTAAGTGAGCTATTGGGGCTTGAGAGCCTCGAAGTTCCGTCTCACTGTACCTTTCGTCGAGTGATGAAGGGCTTGACTTCCAAGCGTTGA